The following coding sequences are from one Candidatus Brocadiaceae bacterium window:
- a CDS encoding alpha/beta fold hydrolase, with protein sequence MPFLGRPWGRMFHSAEGQAGVPVLFLHGAGCDSADWGEVLRRLPDGFAGLCMDFRGHGESAVPPAPFTLQHLAGDVVALLDHLALDRVALVGHSLGGIVALHLAACSDRVAGLVLLEGWTTPQAAAETFAGQRAFGTLDPAAVDRIRRKHDRTWARLPPNAAPVLWESVECFDGLAALRAARMPVVQVFGQMGRTDAAERLLSVPENPGVRAVWLPSSGHYLPHERPAEVARICAEAARAWPAIARRSEHMPGETDLGRLLAGMAPRLEPGEFVFCTVPPARLASLPADAVGMVRESEGVTVILPRRAAEGLGFDCAFPSRMITLGVHSSLEAVGFLAAVLDRLAAVGISVNPLAGCHHDHLFVPADSAEAAMAALRALAAERR encoded by the coding sequence ATGCCCTTCCTCGGCAGGCCCTGGGGGCGGATGTTCCACTCGGCCGAGGGCCAGGCCGGCGTTCCGGTCCTGTTCCTCCACGGCGCCGGCTGCGATTCGGCGGACTGGGGCGAGGTGCTCCGGCGGCTGCCGGACGGCTTCGCGGGCCTGTGCATGGACTTTCGCGGGCACGGCGAGAGCGCCGTGCCCCCGGCGCCGTTCACACTGCAGCACCTGGCCGGTGACGTCGTGGCGCTGCTCGACCACCTGGCGCTCGACCGCGTGGCGCTGGTGGGGCACAGCCTGGGCGGCATCGTGGCGCTCCACCTGGCCGCTTGCTCGGATCGCGTTGCGGGGCTGGTCCTGCTCGAGGGATGGACGACCCCGCAGGCGGCCGCCGAGACGTTCGCCGGGCAGAGGGCCTTCGGCACGCTGGACCCGGCGGCCGTCGACCGCATCCGCCGCAAGCACGACCGGACGTGGGCGCGCCTGCCGCCGAACGCGGCCCCGGTGCTGTGGGAGTCGGTCGAGTGCTTCGACGGGCTCGCTGCCCTCCGCGCCGCCCGCATGCCCGTCGTGCAGGTCTTCGGCCAGATGGGGCGGACGGACGCCGCCGAGCGGCTGCTGAGCGTCCCGGAGAACCCCGGAGTCCGTGCCGTCTGGCTCCCGAGTTCCGGTCACTATCTGCCGCACGAGCGGCCGGCCGAGGTCGCCCGCATCTGCGCAGAGGCGGCGCGGGCATGGCCGGCCATCGCACGGAGGAGCGAACACATGCCGGGCGAGACCGACCTCGGGAGGCTCCTGGCGGGCATGGCGCCGCGTCTGGAGCCGGGCGAGTTCGTCTTCTGCACGGTTCCGCCTGCGCGGCTTGCCAGCCTGCCGGCCGATGCGGTGGGCATGGTCCGCGAGTCCGAGGGCGTGACCGTCATTCTGCCGCGGCGGGCTGCGGAGGGCCTCGGGTTCGACTGCGCGTTCCCCTCGCGCATGATCACGCTCGGCGTGCATTCGAGCCTGGAGGCCGTCGGGTTCCTGGCTGCCGTCCTGGACAGGCTCGCCGCCGTCGGCATCAGCGTCAACCCGCTGGCCGGCTGCCACCACGACCATCTGTTCGTGCCGGCCGACTCGGCCGAGGCCGCCATGGCCGCCCTGCGCGCCCTCGCCGCGGAACGCCGCTGA